A part of Gemmatimonas groenlandica genomic DNA contains:
- a CDS encoding sensor histidine kinase produces the protein MLILFALVPTVAVTLVGVGTASRALSMLSARSAWERIALSGEQALSATRSAPLTVEQRAAVERHEAELRQSVELARRFDFVAGRSMRLVVAGAVLVVLLVAVGASRVAGHLSRQLSRPLDELVGWTGLIRTGRPIPEQPERRGAPEFEVLRTGMRTMAQELDTGRRRALEAERAEAFRESARQFAHELKNPLTPIRFAVDRLRRSAPDELRDTVEVLAEEAARLETMAKSFAQFGRLPDGPAADIDVSELVTRVARSTVPERLTVAITSDDALPLVYGFHEPLVRTVTNVLMNAVDACGASGQIDIALRYAVPHVTITIRDSGCGIAPDALARIFDPYVTTKPGGTGLGLAIARQTMEAHHGSIDAASALGHGTEITLRLPIRETIA, from the coding sequence ATGCTGATTCTGTTCGCGCTCGTCCCCACCGTGGCGGTCACGTTGGTGGGCGTCGGTACGGCCAGTCGGGCGCTGTCGATGTTGTCGGCCCGCTCGGCGTGGGAGCGGATCGCGCTCAGTGGTGAGCAGGCGCTGTCCGCCACGCGGTCCGCTCCGCTCACTGTCGAGCAGCGGGCGGCGGTGGAACGACACGAAGCCGAACTGCGCCAGTCGGTGGAGTTGGCGCGTCGCTTCGATTTCGTGGCCGGTCGCTCGATGCGCCTGGTCGTGGCGGGCGCCGTGCTGGTGGTGCTGTTGGTAGCGGTTGGTGCGTCACGCGTGGCCGGTCACTTGAGTCGTCAGCTCAGCCGTCCGCTTGATGAACTGGTGGGATGGACCGGGTTGATCCGCACGGGGCGGCCCATCCCGGAACAACCGGAGCGCCGCGGCGCCCCGGAATTCGAAGTACTGCGAACGGGGATGCGCACTATGGCTCAGGAACTCGACACGGGACGACGACGGGCGCTCGAGGCCGAGCGCGCCGAGGCGTTTCGCGAGTCGGCCCGCCAATTTGCGCACGAGCTCAAGAACCCACTCACGCCGATCCGCTTCGCGGTCGACCGGCTGCGTCGCTCCGCCCCCGATGAGTTGCGCGACACGGTGGAGGTGCTGGCCGAGGAGGCCGCGCGTCTGGAAACGATGGCGAAGAGCTTCGCCCAGTTCGGCCGTCTTCCCGATGGTCCGGCCGCCGACATCGACGTGTCGGAGCTTGTCACGCGAGTCGCGCGCAGCACGGTCCCCGAGCGTCTCACCGTGGCGATCACCAGCGACGATGCATTGCCGTTGGTGTACGGCTTCCACGAGCCGCTGGTTCGCACCGTCACGAACGTGCTGATGAATGCCGTCGATGCCTGTGGCGCGTCGGGACAGATCGATATCGCGCTGCGCTACGCCGTTCCGCACGTCACCATCACGATTCGCGATAGCGGCTGCGGCATCGCCCCCGACGCGTTGGCGCGCATCTTCGACCCGTACGTGACCACCAAGCCGGGCGGAACCGGCCTCGGGCTCGCCATTGCGCGACAGACCATGGAAGCGCATCACGGTTCGATCGACGCCGCGAGCGCGCTTGGCCACGGTACCGAAATCACGCTGCGCCTCCCCATTCGCGAGACCATCGCATGA
- a CDS encoding sigma-54-dependent transcriptional regulator has protein sequence MPSVLIVDDEPNIRRMVGALLSAEGYDVRDAADGVTGLALAEANEPDVALVDLMMPGDLDGLALLQKLRERRPDMPVVMMSGRAALTDAVRATKLGAFTFLEKPLTPEGVLLALASAFELRQARRAAAALREDLGISGEMVGESPVMHDVRALIARVGPTDARVLITGESGTGKELVAAALHLASPRRDRPFIRVNCAAIPRDLVESEMFGHERGAFTGATDRRIGRFELAHTGTLFLDEVGDLGAEAQAKLLRAIEAREIERVGGGKPIKIDVRILAATNKDLGRAVADGSFREDLFFRLNVIPIQLPPLRDRPGDLPALVRHFSARHRTRTGRPLVQWHDDALGALSSYRWPGNVRELANVVERLAILHAGSVVGRAEVLQVLPTVAADPFSVPAGENAVRAGETLPILPLSDALDAYERRLISAALAQSDGNVAEAARRLQTDRPNLYRRMRRLGLASAGE, from the coding sequence ATGCCCAGTGTCCTGATCGTCGACGACGAACCCAACATCCGACGTATGGTCGGCGCTCTGCTGAGCGCCGAGGGATACGACGTGCGAGATGCCGCCGACGGGGTTACCGGGCTCGCACTGGCGGAAGCGAATGAGCCGGACGTGGCGCTGGTCGATCTCATGATGCCGGGCGACCTCGATGGGCTCGCGCTCTTGCAGAAGCTGCGTGAGCGTCGACCCGATATGCCGGTCGTCATGATGAGCGGTCGCGCCGCACTGACCGATGCGGTGCGCGCGACGAAGCTTGGCGCGTTCACCTTTCTCGAGAAGCCGCTTACCCCCGAGGGCGTGCTGCTGGCCCTCGCCTCGGCGTTCGAGCTGCGCCAGGCCCGCCGGGCCGCCGCCGCACTGCGAGAAGATCTTGGCATTTCAGGCGAGATGGTCGGTGAGTCGCCGGTCATGCACGACGTGCGCGCCCTCATCGCGCGTGTGGGCCCGACCGACGCGCGCGTGCTCATTACAGGCGAATCGGGCACGGGCAAGGAACTCGTGGCGGCGGCGCTGCATCTGGCGAGCCCCCGGCGCGATCGCCCGTTCATCCGGGTGAACTGCGCGGCCATTCCGCGCGATCTGGTGGAGAGCGAAATGTTCGGTCACGAGCGAGGTGCGTTTACCGGCGCCACGGATCGACGCATCGGACGGTTCGAACTCGCGCACACGGGCACGCTGTTTCTCGACGAAGTCGGTGACCTGGGCGCAGAAGCGCAGGCCAAGCTGCTAAGGGCCATCGAAGCGCGCGAGATCGAACGCGTCGGCGGGGGCAAGCCGATCAAGATCGATGTGCGCATCCTGGCCGCCACCAACAAGGATCTGGGCCGCGCCGTCGCTGACGGCAGCTTCCGTGAGGATCTGTTCTTCCGACTGAACGTGATCCCGATTCAGCTACCACCGCTGCGCGACCGGCCGGGCGATCTGCCGGCACTCGTACGGCATTTCTCGGCGCGACATCGCACGCGCACCGGCAGGCCACTCGTGCAATGGCACGACGACGCGCTCGGTGCCCTGAGCAGCTATCGCTGGCCCGGCAACGTGCGCGAGCTCGCCAACGTCGTCGAGCGGCTGGCGATCTTGCACGCGGGTAGTGTGGTGGGGCGCGCCGAGGTATTGCAGGTGCTGCCGACGGTGGCCGCCGACCCGTTCAGTGTGCCCGCAGGCGAGAACGCAGTGCGTGCAGGCGAAACGCTGCCGATCCTCCCACTCAGCGATGCGCTCGACGCGTATGAACGCCGACTCATTTCGGCGGCGCTGGCGCAGAGTGATGGCAACGTGGCCGAGGCCGCGCGACGCCTGCAAACCGATCGGCCGAATCTCTATCGACGCATGCGTCGATTGGGCTTGGCGTCGGCCGGCGAGTGA
- a CDS encoding BamA/TamA family outer membrane protein, with translation MKAAMTPRGQARIVLAVMCVAMSSVPLASAWAQRDREPDQDRSRRLGGVPREVALEVTAVWNAPATRRVRGDFALASTDTVRGDLAVLGGRARLAGVVTGQVVVLNGDASLVEGARIERSLTVIGGAFDSPERPNVGGEIRVWSAAYRYHEVGDTLVADLDFFSRWSSWMRDDERSSGRTRSDLLVTTAHTYNRVEGLPIYVGPRVRTRSGDTRVRAEVFGIFRTGDGLTWKRENLGHRVLFEVRQGNSAGVAIGGRLFDDVDAVEKWQLTDTEVGLNAFLFTRDYRDYWQRHGGQGYVSLFAGRGSELKASYGEERWSSRRSRNVLSIVNDKVPWRANPLADEGVMKLLTLSATFDTRNSSKDPRAGWYLRGDYEHGDGTLARVNALVPSAPAPESDAVYSRALLDLRRYNRLGPNGSLNMRAVLGGWIDGDPLPAQRRFSVSGIDALPGFDFRRQLNDTDVGTCATGDEQAYTARGRPSLCDRMALLQIEWKGDFRVNLFGDDDDLGDRRWVFGRVKADGAWVVFANSGRGWLVGPRGTDNLLYPKGSIPDIKSWRTDLGGGFDFGNFGVYVAQAVSESGLSPNVYMRLSRRF, from the coding sequence ATGAAGGCAGCCATGACCCCACGTGGTCAGGCACGGATAGTCCTCGCGGTGATGTGTGTGGCGATGAGCAGTGTGCCACTGGCATCGGCCTGGGCGCAGCGGGATCGCGAGCCCGACCAGGATCGCTCACGACGACTGGGTGGCGTGCCGCGCGAGGTGGCATTGGAAGTCACCGCGGTGTGGAACGCGCCTGCGACGCGCCGTGTGCGCGGCGACTTTGCGCTGGCGAGCACCGATACCGTGCGCGGAGATCTCGCGGTGCTCGGTGGCCGCGCGCGTCTGGCCGGTGTGGTCACCGGTCAGGTGGTCGTGCTGAACGGCGACGCGTCACTGGTGGAAGGCGCGCGGATCGAGCGTTCGCTGACGGTGATTGGCGGCGCCTTCGACTCGCCCGAGCGCCCGAACGTCGGCGGCGAAATCCGCGTCTGGAGCGCGGCATATCGTTACCACGAAGTGGGCGACACGCTGGTGGCCGATCTCGATTTCTTCTCCCGCTGGTCCAGTTGGATGCGGGACGACGAACGCAGCAGCGGCCGGACACGAAGCGACCTGCTGGTCACGACGGCGCACACCTACAACCGCGTGGAAGGGCTGCCGATTTACGTGGGTCCGCGCGTTCGTACCCGCAGCGGCGACACGCGCGTACGCGCTGAGGTGTTCGGCATCTTCCGTACGGGCGATGGGCTGACGTGGAAGCGCGAGAACCTCGGCCACCGGGTGCTGTTCGAAGTGCGCCAGGGCAACAGTGCCGGCGTGGCGATTGGCGGCCGCTTGTTCGATGACGTGGACGCCGTCGAGAAGTGGCAGCTCACCGACACCGAAGTCGGACTCAATGCCTTTCTGTTCACGCGCGATTATCGCGATTACTGGCAGCGCCATGGAGGCCAAGGCTACGTGAGCCTGTTCGCCGGGCGAGGGTCGGAGTTGAAGGCGTCATACGGCGAGGAACGTTGGAGCTCACGTCGGTCGCGCAACGTGCTGTCGATCGTGAACGACAAAGTGCCGTGGCGAGCGAATCCGCTGGCTGACGAAGGCGTGATGAAGCTGCTGACCCTGTCGGCCACCTTCGACACACGCAACAGCTCAAAGGACCCGCGCGCGGGCTGGTATCTGCGCGGCGACTATGAGCATGGCGACGGCACGCTGGCGCGCGTGAATGCGTTGGTGCCGAGTGCGCCGGCACCGGAAAGCGACGCGGTGTACTCCCGCGCGCTACTTGACTTGCGTCGTTACAACCGCCTTGGCCCCAATGGCTCGTTGAATATGCGCGCCGTGTTGGGCGGCTGGATCGACGGCGACCCGCTGCCGGCGCAGCGCCGCTTCTCGGTGAGCGGTATCGATGCCCTTCCCGGCTTCGATTTCCGTCGTCAGCTGAACGATACCGATGTGGGCACCTGCGCCACCGGTGACGAACAGGCGTACACCGCGCGCGGCCGCCCGTCGCTGTGCGATCGCATGGCACTGCTGCAGATCGAGTGGAAGGGCGACTTCCGCGTCAATCTGTTCGGTGACGACGACGATCTCGGCGATCGCCGCTGGGTGTTCGGTCGCGTGAAGGCCGACGGCGCCTGGGTGGTGTTCGCGAACTCGGGACGCGGATGGTTGGTCGGTCCTCGTGGCACGGACAACCTGCTCTACCCGAAGGGATCGATACCCGACATCAAGTCGTGGCGCACCGATCTTGGCGGCGGCTTCGATTTCGGTAACTTCGGCGTGTACGTGGCGCAGGCGGTGTCGGAAAGTGGCCTGTCTCCCAATGTCTACATGCGGCTCAGTCGTCGCTTCTAA
- a CDS encoding HNH endonuclease — translation MVPLRRALRLVIDGKAEIVEADTGMPVRSERQAFPRPAVIRLTRFVHVPRRFRRQVTNTFLFARDDYQCQYCGRRSTELKPRESLTRDHLIPISRGGSNEWTNVVTACSGCNTKKANRMPYEIGMTPLHAPSEPHFVHLSWAVRRLTPIQAQYIKVFYGEETLRELEKIEGAVVTT, via the coding sequence ATGGTGCCGCTTCGGCGAGCGCTGCGGCTGGTGATCGACGGCAAGGCGGAAATCGTCGAGGCCGACACGGGCATGCCCGTGCGCTCCGAACGACAAGCATTTCCGCGCCCGGCGGTCATCCGCCTGACCCGCTTCGTGCACGTACCGCGACGATTCCGTCGACAGGTCACGAACACGTTCCTCTTCGCCCGCGACGACTATCAATGTCAGTATTGCGGGCGTCGCTCTACGGAGCTCAAGCCTCGGGAGTCGCTCACGCGCGATCACCTGATTCCGATTTCGCGCGGTGGCTCGAACGAGTGGACGAACGTGGTGACGGCCTGTAGCGGCTGCAACACGAAGAAGGCCAATCGCATGCCCTACGAAATTGGCATGACGCCATTGCACGCTCCGTCCGAGCCGCACTTCGTGCATCTCAGCTGGGCGGTTCGGCGACTGACGCCGATTCAGGCGCAGTACATCAAGGTGTTTTATGGCGAGGAGACGCTGCGCGAGCTCGAGAAGATCGAGGGCGCGGTCGTCACGACGTAA
- a CDS encoding amidohydrolase family protein, producing MSVRTLYTADWVLPISSAPIRHGAVLVEEGRIAFVGAARAVTLESSAGRTVALGNAVLMPGLVNAHSHLELTLLRGFLEGLDFRDWLRTLTTVRRDLMSESVLLDASRAGIREALRNGITCLADTTDSGAPLTAMREYGVRGVGYLEVFGPDPVQCAGAIAQLAARVREARAHDTALVRVGISPHAPYTVSRDLFAATAALSRSESLPMAVHVAESAAEMLFVRDGSGPFADRLRAREIAVAPQAESPIALLEATGLLAARPLLIHVIQADDRDLARIADAGATIVHCPISNAKLGHGIAPLDRMLAHGIRTGLGTDSVASNDRMDLLGEARQATLFASLRVGTPDALSAHEALALATRGGAEALGLAARVGTLETGKDADLAAFPLDHDDAQPLFDPAVALVHALAGKVEAILVTVEGRELVRNGALVQRDETLPLRVSAWRDRLQQWRQASTV from the coding sequence GTGAGTGTACGGACGCTGTACACGGCGGACTGGGTATTGCCGATCTCGTCGGCGCCGATCCGCCACGGTGCGGTGCTCGTGGAGGAGGGGCGCATCGCGTTCGTCGGTGCCGCACGCGCGGTCACCCTGGAGAGCAGCGCCGGCCGCACGGTAGCCTTGGGCAACGCGGTGCTCATGCCGGGGCTCGTCAACGCGCATTCGCATCTCGAGCTCACGTTGTTGCGTGGATTTCTCGAGGGACTCGACTTCCGCGATTGGCTGCGCACCCTCACCACGGTACGCCGTGATCTCATGAGCGAGAGCGTGTTGCTTGATGCCTCGCGGGCCGGTATCCGCGAAGCACTGCGCAACGGCATCACCTGCCTCGCCGACACCACTGATTCGGGTGCGCCGCTGACGGCGATGCGCGAGTACGGCGTGCGCGGCGTGGGCTACCTGGAAGTGTTCGGCCCCGATCCCGTGCAGTGCGCGGGGGCCATCGCGCAGCTTGCGGCCCGCGTGCGCGAGGCGCGTGCCCACGATACGGCGCTCGTGCGCGTGGGCATATCGCCGCACGCGCCGTACACGGTGTCGCGCGATCTGTTCGCGGCCACCGCGGCGTTGTCGCGGAGCGAGTCGCTGCCGATGGCCGTGCACGTGGCGGAGAGCGCGGCCGAGATGCTGTTCGTGCGCGACGGCTCGGGACCATTCGCCGACCGGTTGCGGGCGCGCGAGATCGCGGTAGCGCCGCAGGCCGAGTCGCCGATTGCGCTGCTCGAGGCGACCGGTTTGCTGGCGGCCCGGCCGCTACTGATTCATGTGATTCAGGCCGACGACCGTGACCTGGCGCGCATTGCCGACGCCGGCGCGACCATCGTGCACTGTCCGATCTCGAACGCGAAACTTGGCCACGGCATCGCGCCGCTGGATCGCATGCTGGCGCACGGCATCCGTACCGGTCTCGGCACCGATTCGGTGGCCAGCAACGATCGCATGGATCTGCTGGGGGAGGCGCGTCAGGCCACCCTCTTTGCGTCGCTGCGCGTGGGCACCCCCGATGCCCTGTCCGCCCATGAGGCGCTCGCGCTGGCGACACGGGGTGGGGCGGAGGCGCTCGGGCTAGCCGCGAGGGTCGGAACACTTGAAACAGGGAAGGACGCCGATTTGGCGGCCTTTCCGCTCGACCACGACGACGCTCAGCCGCTCTTCGATCCCGCCGTAGCCCTCGTGCACGCACTCGCCGGAAAAGTCGAGGCGATTCTTGTGACGGTGGAAGGCCGGGAGCTGGTCCGGAACGGGGCGCTCGTGCAGCGCGACGAGACCTTACCGTTACGAGTGTCGGCGTGGCGCGATCGCCTGCAACAGTGGCGACAGGCTTCCACCGTATGA
- a CDS encoding penicillin-binding protein 1A — MALSSVLSRRPWLGWLLVVGIFGGMVGAGGLLGAWSVICREGRCPSIASLEQYVPRQTSKVYAADGRFITELGLERRTLVRLQEIPKHVRDAVVITEDRRFYSHSGIDYYRVFGALARNVKAGSYVQGFSTITMQLARNVFSDRISREKTLLRKIKEARVARAIEQRYTKDKILELYLNQVYLGNGAYGVETASQRYFGKPVREVSVAEAAVLAGLLKGPERYNPRRFADRAILRRNTVLELMRREGAINDADASLAKAYPLQLAERTESGDVAPYFVEWVRQELEEHFGKGLYDEGYKVYTSLDVDMQGAAERALENQLQAIEAGRHGKYSHLTYEAYLARSAEGGERGAANSPYLQGAFVAVDPRSGAVRAMVGGRDFGDSKFNRAVQALRQPGSTFKPIVYATAVHEGFSPAQIVDDSPISLDQVSGETWSPQNYDMKFMGNIPMRKALYQSRNLAAIRTGMAVGAGSVISMAKRFGITTPIPPYPSIFIGSADVYPVQMIAAYSVFANLGLRTTPHAILKVENADGKVVWQPTTEREAVLSPEESWLMVSMMKDVVVRGTGARIWSSGFHVPAGGKTGTTNDGADVWFIGYTADLVAGVWMGFDKPQKIKANAQGGELASPAWSSFMTEVYRRKPQPPDWPRPDGVVVREIDALSGQLANSSCMTALTTEFFVQGTEPTGTCTDPSPRTLLSTDSVAKLRAKADSTNPFKIPPA; from the coding sequence ATGGCTCTCTCCTCCGTTCTTTCGCGGCGCCCGTGGCTGGGGTGGCTGCTCGTGGTTGGGATTTTCGGCGGCATGGTCGGTGCCGGCGGGCTGCTTGGCGCCTGGAGCGTCATCTGCCGCGAGGGACGCTGTCCGTCGATCGCCTCGCTCGAGCAGTACGTCCCCCGCCAGACCTCCAAGGTGTACGCCGCCGACGGCCGTTTCATCACGGAACTCGGTCTCGAGCGTCGCACCCTTGTGAGGTTGCAAGAGATCCCGAAGCATGTGCGCGACGCCGTCGTCATCACCGAAGACCGCCGATTCTATTCGCACTCCGGGATCGACTACTACCGCGTGTTCGGTGCGCTCGCGCGCAACGTGAAAGCCGGCAGCTATGTGCAGGGCTTCTCCACGATCACGATGCAGCTCGCCCGCAATGTCTTCTCCGATCGCATTTCCCGCGAAAAGACATTGCTGCGCAAGATAAAGGAAGCGCGCGTGGCCCGCGCCATCGAGCAGCGTTACACGAAGGACAAGATTCTCGAGCTCTATCTGAATCAGGTGTACCTCGGCAACGGCGCGTACGGGGTGGAAACCGCGTCGCAGCGCTACTTCGGCAAACCGGTGCGCGAGGTCAGTGTGGCCGAAGCCGCCGTGCTGGCCGGATTGCTCAAGGGTCCCGAGCGCTACAACCCCCGCCGTTTCGCCGATCGCGCGATCCTGCGGCGCAACACCGTGCTCGAGCTGATGCGCCGCGAGGGCGCGATCAACGATGCCGATGCGTCGCTGGCCAAGGCGTATCCGCTGCAGCTGGCCGAACGCACCGAGTCGGGCGACGTGGCGCCGTATTTCGTGGAATGGGTGCGCCAGGAGCTTGAAGAGCACTTCGGCAAGGGACTCTACGACGAAGGCTACAAAGTGTACACGTCGCTCGATGTCGATATGCAGGGTGCCGCCGAGCGCGCGTTGGAGAATCAGCTGCAGGCGATCGAGGCTGGACGCCACGGCAAGTACTCGCACCTGACCTACGAAGCGTATCTCGCACGGTCGGCCGAAGGAGGCGAGCGTGGCGCCGCCAACTCGCCGTATCTACAGGGCGCCTTTGTGGCCGTCGATCCGCGCAGTGGTGCCGTGCGCGCCATGGTCGGTGGCCGTGATTTCGGCGATTCAAAATTCAATCGCGCCGTGCAGGCGCTGCGTCAGCCCGGCTCGACCTTCAAGCCGATCGTGTACGCCACCGCCGTGCACGAGGGGTTCAGTCCTGCGCAGATCGTAGACGACTCGCCGATCTCGCTCGACCAGGTGAGTGGCGAAACGTGGTCGCCGCAGAACTACGACATGAAGTTCATGGGCAACATTCCCATGCGCAAAGCGTTGTATCAGTCGCGAAATCTGGCGGCGATCCGAACCGGTATGGCGGTCGGCGCTGGCAGCGTCATTTCCATGGCGAAGCGCTTCGGCATCACCACACCCATCCCGCCGTATCCGTCGATCTTCATCGGGTCGGCCGACGTGTATCCGGTGCAGATGATCGCCGCGTACTCGGTGTTCGCCAACCTCGGTCTGCGCACCACGCCGCACGCGATTCTCAAAGTCGAGAACGCCGACGGCAAAGTGGTGTGGCAGCCCACTACCGAGCGCGAAGCCGTCCTGTCGCCCGAAGAATCATGGTTGATGGTGAGCATGATGAAGGACGTCGTGGTGCGTGGTACCGGTGCACGCATCTGGAGCTCGGGCTTCCATGTCCCCGCCGGTGGCAAGACCGGTACCACGAACGACGGCGCCGACGTGTGGTTCATCGGCTACACCGCCGATCTGGTGGCTGGCGTCTGGATGGGCTTCGACAAGCCGCAGAAGATCAAGGCGAATGCGCAGGGTGGTGAGCTGGCGTCGCCGGCGTGGTCGTCGTTCATGACCGAAGTGTATCGCCGCAAGCCGCAGCCGCCCGACTGGCCGCGCCCCGACGGCGTGGTGGTGCGCGAAATCGATGCACTCAGTGGGCAGCTCGCGAACAGCAGCTGCATGACGGCGCTCACGACGGAATTCTTCGTGCAGGGCACCGAGCCGACCGGCACGTGTACCGATCCGTCGCCGCGCACGCTGCTCTCGACGGACAGCGTCGCCAAGCTGCGCGCCAAGGCGGACTCCACGAACCCGTTCAAGATTCCGCCCGCGTGA
- the tyrS gene encoding tyrosine--tRNA ligase, protein MSEPSAPISELAWRELLFQHTEGLPAAFAAGQVTGYCGFDPTASSLHVGNLVPVMGLVHLQRAGHRPIALVGGGTGMIGDPSGRSSERTLQSLETIAENAEAIRLQLAKFLDFEGPNAAKLVNNADWLTKLSLLDFLRDTGKHFSINYMLAKDSVKSRLESGLSFTEFSYMLLQAHDFLELHQREGVTLQIGGSDQWGNITAGLELIRRTTNGDANALTFPLITNADGSKFGKSTGGGSVWLDPARTSPYKFYQFWIGADDRDVSRYLRFFTLLDRATIEALDQSVRATPEKREAQRALATEVTTRVHGAEAARVAQEVSALLFEKADPQGLSDAALEALRLEIPFATYAAPADGGPANGPALSEGIDVYECLTALGIAASRGAAKRLLEQGGVSINGTKLSAADRLIGEDRLLRGRHLLLKKGAREFGLVQVP, encoded by the coding sequence ATGTCCGAGCCATCAGCCCCGATTTCCGAACTCGCCTGGCGCGAGCTCCTGTTCCAGCACACCGAGGGCCTTCCGGCCGCCTTCGCGGCGGGCCAGGTCACCGGCTACTGCGGATTCGACCCCACGGCGTCCAGCCTGCACGTGGGCAATCTCGTCCCGGTCATGGGACTGGTCCATCTGCAAAGGGCTGGCCATCGCCCCATCGCGTTGGTGGGCGGTGGCACGGGCATGATCGGAGATCCCAGCGGTCGGAGCAGCGAACGCACGCTCCAGTCGTTGGAAACGATTGCCGAAAACGCCGAGGCGATCCGGCTGCAGCTGGCCAAGTTCCTCGACTTCGAGGGGCCCAACGCCGCCAAGCTGGTGAACAACGCCGACTGGCTCACCAAGTTGTCGCTGCTCGACTTCTTGCGCGACACGGGCAAGCACTTCTCGATCAATTACATGCTGGCGAAGGACTCCGTGAAGTCGCGCCTGGAAAGCGGGCTGTCGTTCACGGAGTTCTCGTACATGTTGCTGCAGGCCCACGACTTCCTCGAGCTGCATCAGCGCGAGGGCGTCACGCTGCAGATCGGCGGCAGCGATCAGTGGGGCAACATCACGGCCGGTCTCGAGCTGATCCGCCGTACCACCAACGGCGACGCCAACGCGCTCACCTTCCCGCTGATCACCAACGCCGACGGCTCCAAGTTCGGCAAGAGCACCGGCGGCGGGTCGGTGTGGCTCGATCCGGCACGCACGTCGCCCTACAAGTTCTATCAGTTCTGGATCGGCGCCGACGACCGCGACGTGTCACGGTACCTGCGCTTCTTCACGCTGTTGGACCGCGCCACCATCGAAGCGCTCGATCAGTCGGTGCGCGCCACTCCCGAGAAGCGCGAGGCGCAGCGTGCGTTGGCCACGGAAGTGACCACGCGCGTGCACGGGGCCGAAGCGGCGCGAGTGGCGCAGGAAGTGTCAGCACTGCTGTTCGAAAAGGCCGACCCGCAGGGGCTGTCCGACGCCGCGCTCGAAGCGCTGCGCCTCGAGATTCCCTTCGCGACGTACGCGGCCCCGGCCGACGGTGGGCCGGCGAACGGGCCAGCGCTTTCCGAGGGCATCGACGTATACGAGTGTCTGACAGCACTCGGCATCGCGGCATCGCGCGGGGCAGCCAAGCGGCTGCTCGAGCAGGGTGGCGTCAGCATCAACGGCACGAAGCTCTCGGCCGCCGATCGTCTGATCGGTGAAGACCGCTTGCTGCGCGGCCGTCATCTGCTGCTCAAGAAGGGCGCACGCGAATTCGGGTTGGTGCAGGTCCCGTAA